The sequence TTTGAACAAGGATGTCCCACATTGTCCCGAGTCGCTCAAATGGGTTCCAGGCAACTTGAGCCCAAAAAAGATCGCGTATATTGGGTTGAGAGATGTTGATGCCggagaaaagaaaatcttgaaaGATCTGGGTATCGCCGCCTTTTCCATGTACCACGTTGACAAATACGGCATCAACGCTGTCATTGAAATGGCAATGAAAGCCGTGCACCCAGAAACAAACGGTGAAGGTCCCATTATGTGCTCCTATGACGTCGATGGTGTAGACCCATTATACATTCCTGCTACAGGTACTCCAGTGAGAGGTGGGTTGACCTTGAGAGAAGGTCTTTTCTTGGTGGAAAGATTGGCCGAATCCGGTAATTTAATTGCGCTAGACGTTGTTGAATGTAACCCTGATCTGGCTATTCATGATATCCATGTTTCAAACACCATCTCTGCAGGTTGCGCCATTGCAAGGTGTGCATTGGGTGAAACCTTATTGTAGTTTATATCATCATCCcttttatcaaaataagcattctctttttattttagtTAAGCACATGCATACATAAATTTAcgaacaaaaaaagaaaataaattaaaaataaaagtagTGTATCTTCGTTacttttcattctttttggttAACCCACGTCTAATTGCCAATACACTATCGACGATCACGGCATCTACACCTGCTTCAATTTGTATACTGGCATTTTCGGGATCATTGTTGTCCACACCGTAAGTGACACATACCAGCCCATTAGACTTAACCACTTGCACCAACCGTGGGGCCTTTAAAATGGGTGCTGCAGCAGATACAATCCCCAATAAATTCCACTTCTTAGCAAATCTTATACCGTTTTGTAACGATGAGGCTCTCAAATCGGCCATCTGTTCACTTCCACCTTCCGTCAGGAACAAGATCGGAATAACCGGTTGCTTTAACGAAAGCATGATGCAAATATCCGGATGAAATGACGAAAAAATGATGTCCCTACCATTCGCATTGTCAAAAACTACTTTTAACACGGTGTCAACCCAATGGTTCATTTCCATCATTATTTGCCCTaactcttcctcttctgcCTCATCAAGCATGGGAAACTTACATTCTATGTTAAACCCAACGTTGGCAGggattttcttgaatagTTCTTTCAAGGTAACAAATGATGAAGCTATTGAATGTCCTCTAGCGTTTCCCTTaaaattgttctttttaaaTGTTTTGGTTAGCCTCATTCGATTGTCAGACCAATGAGCATTGTTGGACTTCCCATTCGGGTCGTTGTCGTGTAAATCCCAAGCTCTCCTCAATGTACTAACGTCTGAATCATCTACCGAACGCCCTCTATATTTTTGTAGTGCTGTATCTGCTCCATTTACATGATGAGGTGAGTGACCTGCTCCACGTTGAATGTGCTCTTTATCGGCATTGTTCAAATCTAAAAACTGTTCCAGCGTCAATTCATGCATGGGGATATCGACACCTGTTTCAGCTACGAGAAAATCGTGATATACCACTGGTACGTTATCCTTCGTCAACTGAACATCAAACTCTACATACGATGCTCCCAATGAGGCTGCCATGATGAAAGACTCGACTGTGTTCTCTCCAATTTGTAATGATTTATTAGGATTATTTTTACCCAGGCCTCTATGTCCTATAACACGAGTGGACACTAAGGATTTCCAGTACGTTTCTGTTCTTTCTAAGGGCAGTTGTGGATGTTCAAATGGTgtgataataatatattcaaatttCAGCGTCCCAAGTATCTCCAGTGTATGATTAGCGATGATGGGGACCGTCACGCTACCATTTAATATACTTCTATTAACTCCCACTGAGCTGTACGACTTATTCAACATGGAAACACCCCTTGCCATTACGtaattattgttatttttttgacaaTCTATTCTATTATGGGTCTCCAACGAGCGTGTTCCATATGTTGGCacaatatcaaaatataaTGTATGAGAATAATCAACTTTGAAAGGCACTTTGAAGTCTACTGCGTCCACATTATCATCTAATGGTAAATCTAAGATTACAGAAGATTTATCAATTGAATCATTGCATGAAATTACTAACGATAATGCACAATCTGTTTCCAACCCAATAACTTTTGCTAGTGCTTCCGAGCttaatgaaattgaagGGCTTTTGTTTCTTGTGTCATTACTTCCCAATGTTATTAGTATAAGTGATTCATTATTATCCAGGAATCTGTGTCCATATGACTTTATTGGTCCGGCCAGTTTTCCCAAGGACCCTTTATTACCTCCGtttccattttcatttctctCATTTAATTCTCCGGCACTAATTTCGTTTAGTGGTTCTTTCTCTTCGCTACCACTGTTCAACTGTGAATGGGGATGCGTGACCAGTTCGTCTCTGATTTGAACCATATCAGCAATGTGCAAATGACCGCGCAATACCGCGTGCTCCATCGGCGTCCACCCaccttcatcttcaatatcaaagTTCGCGTTGTTGGCTATCAAGAGCTTTACAATGTCCGTAAACCCTTCTGCTGCTGCAACGAAGATAGCTGTCCAGccaaaaagtttttctCTTATTTCAAGGTCGGCTCCATTGTACAACAAACACACAGCAGCTTCGAAAAAATTTAATCTACAAGCAAGATATAGCGGTGTTTCATGTAATTCGTTGTCTTGATAATTAATATCAAACCTTTTTGATGATAGGAGAACATGTAAAAGGGGATAGTTATTCCACTCAGTGGCCAAATGTAACAAACTTGAACTTTTTAATTTCACGTTCGGATCCAAAGATTGCAATAAGACTTCTGTTGTTTTGGGATGAGCACCCAACACACATAAATGTAAAGGTGTCAATGATTCGGCATCTCCGAACGCGGAAACGTCATCAATAGGGATTTCATTCCAGATATTCCATTCTTTCATTAACTTGATAATCAACTTCGTAACTTCAGATAAGCCATACTGGCAAGAATAATGCAAGGGCGTTCTCTTGTAATTATCATGCTGAAAAAGGCATGGTCTTAAATGAATTGGTAACTCCTCTAAAATATAAGAGAGTGTACAGGCCGAACTTTTTTCCTCCTCTGTAATGCTATCTGATTCTGCCGGGGCAGATAGGGTCGTATGCAGGGTTCTTAAATCTGTTACAATTTCTCCCTCACTATTAGTATATTTTGAGGGTTGTGACTTCTTTTTCCTACTTAAAATTTCCTGTTTTCTGATTAACTTCCCGATTGCAATTATGTGatgatggaaaaaatttcttctgttAATATCTTCCGAGTCATTTAGAGACGGAATAACCTTTAAGATAGCATCAATACATGCCAGTGATTTAGACAGTGCTGCCTTGTTTAAAACACTTATCATAATTCTTGTTGGAATCAAAGACAATTCCGAATATAGGTTTGTTAGCTCTCTAATCAATCCTTTGctatcatcttcttctataAAAACGCAAATAATCTTAAAGAATTCTGTATTATCATTAGCATTTGCGTTCGGCGAGGTACTCCTCATTACTCTCTCGTAAGAATTTATCCTGAACGTCACTTGTTCCCAGATAGTTTTTAGCAAACTCAAATCTTTGGTAATAAGAGAATCATTAGCAAATTGTAACGGCAAGATTCTAGTTTTCATAGTTGACATTTGCTGATTTGTGCCGACTTTTTTATCCagtttctttaaaatcTTACCAAAAGCTCTCTTATTTAGTTCAGCGTACCACTTTAAGTTTCTAAATTGTTTTCTTAACTCAGCTAAGATAGACTGAATTTCAATTAAGTCATCTTTATGGTAAGATAGACGGCTGGCTTGACTTGTTCCCTTTAAAAGCATATTCATCTCTCTCGTATCCTTTGTGAGTAAGGTTTGCGCTACTGCATCTTCTTTGTTGGCATCGACCACTAATGTTGATTTTATCTCATTGAATTGATTAGAAGAAAGCAATCTCtcaaatcttttcttatattCCGCATACTGGGAATTGTAAAATGTATCAACCTTCTCAATATCCCTGTCAACTGCAAAGAAAAACGACGCCAATAACTTTTGGATTTTTGGAGAGTCCAAATAATTTTGAGCACTATTAGATGAATCTCTCATTTTTGTTGGTGGCCTGCCTTCATCATAGCTATTCTTGTTATGTGCCCTATATATGTCTTCTTGAAGTCttgtaatttctttaatcattttcttcaacgACTTGTAGCCAACATATTGACTTGACCACTCTGGAATGCGATGATTGGCAAAGGTTTTTCCGAACTTCATTGATTATATTGTTTGATTATATAAAGACCTTACAGTTTCAGTAGTTTGTCACCTTAGTTGGAGATAGTGGCTATTTTTGTGTAATTTGATGAGGGTTCCCTTCTTAGTTGggtttaaattttttgctaCCGTTGCCTTATTGTTCAATGAAGCACTAATTGCAAAACTTAAACTCTTTAATAGTCTCACTTTGTAAGAcaataatttattttttacttctGTCAGCCAACGCTCTCTTTTTAATATAATGTGCACGTTCTAAAAATAATTCTCTTATTCAGTTGGCGCTATTAAGTGAATTAGAAACGTTTTGACGAAATTTACTATTAAAAGAACACTACGAGTCGATAATGACAGCACTGGTCTAAATTTCAGCTAGAGCAACAGCAAATTATTATTTGTCACTTAAATAAACTTGGTCGTTTTTTTGGAGAGCTAATATGTTGGGACAGCGTGTGTAACATTGCTCCACCTGCGAACACGTGGAAGTCGCAATTATAAAAGATgcataaaaagaaagaatattaatAATTAGGACACAATTGATCAGTCCTGACAAGATCGTATATTTGCTTCATCGAGAGATGCATTAATTGACGCACTTCTAAACCAACCCATATCTTGAGCATTGATAATGTGCTTGCATCTTTCAAGAGACTTTTGGCTTCCCGCTTAAACCCGAATTCACGTAATATAGGCAGCGAACTGTTTACGAAGAGAAGTTACAAGATGTGGGTATTTTTGTTAGtaaaagaatttctttagtagcaataaaaagcaaaaaaaagcaataGAAAAGGgttttaaaaaattgatgTTATTCTTTAAAACCGTTAATCCATGCGTAAAATACGAACCTTTCAAATAAGTCCAAGTTTGGATCTAACTGGCGTCCAATACCCTCTAGAAGTAAAATAGCGACCACCACGGAAACAAAGTCGGACTCCATTCTAACATGGTGCGACCTTACCATACTAAGCATTTGATCGAGTAAATCGCCAATTGAGACGGTTCCCAATGTAAATGTTCTTTGTTTAACTTTATCCACTAGCTTTTCTACCTTAAACGCAAATACTTCCTTATCAATAGCTGTTTCTGGAGTTCTTGATCTCTCAATCATCAACTCACCAGCTCTATAACCATCAAATCGGGCCAATGCGTTGAATAGAGCTATGAAATTAattctgtttttttcattcaattCTGTAATTATTCCTGTATCGATAAAACAAATTTGGGGAGTGTAATTAGTTAATACAGACTTCAGTTTTCCAACAAAGTCCTGATCTTGGTCCTCCTCtatcttcttcctcagGTCGTGCGTTATTCTGTACGATTCAAGTTCGGAGGATATAATGTTTGTGCCGTATTTGTTCGTCTTCACAAATCTGATTATAACATTGCCTGGATGCAAATCAGCATGAACAAAATCATCAAGAATTAGCATTTGTAGAAACGCGTCAACGAAGGGATCACTGACTTTTTTACAAAGTTCAACGTCGTTAATTTGCTTCTTCGTAGATAAAAACTTTTCCATGGAAAGACCATATACATGCTCTTCGAACATAACATCCCTATTTGACAAGGGGAGAAATGGTTTAGGAAATTTCACCTGAATAGAATTTTTAAAGTTCTCATTGAATCTTTCCAGGTTTAACGCCTCAATTCTTAGATCCAACTGAATATTCATTAATATGGAAAACTGATCGACTTCGCTGGGTAAAGACAGCCATTCCATAGTCGGAATCCAATTTATTGCGTCAGCACAgaatttcattattttcaaatctctCCGGATCTGAGATCTTACATTTGGATGCAAGATCTTGATGGCACACCAACGATTTCCATCCTTACCAATTTGTATATTGTCATATTTATCGATGTACTTTTGGGATAGTTCACCCACGTAAACTTGTGCGATGGACCCAACTCC is a genomic window of Saccharomyces cerevisiae S288C chromosome XVI, complete sequence containing:
- the GDE1 gene encoding glycerophosphocholine phosphodiesterase (Glycerophosphocholine (GroPCho) phosphodiesterase; hydrolyzes GroPCho to choline and glycerolphosphate, for use as a phosphate source and as a precursor for phosphocholine synthesis; may interact with ribosomes), which gives rise to MKFGKTFANHRIPEWSSQYVGYKSLKKMIKEITRLQEDIYRAHNKNSYDEGRPPTKMRDSSNSAQNYLDSPKIQKLLASFFFAVDRDIEKVDTFYNSQYAEYKKRFERLLSSNQFNEIKSTLVVDANKEDAVAQTLLTKDTREMNMLLKGTSQASRLSYHKDDLIEIQSILAELRKQFRNLKWYAELNKRAFGKILKKLDKKVGTNQQMSTMKTRILPLQFANDSLITKDLSLLKTIWEQVTFRINSYERVMRSTSPNANANDNTEFFKIICVFIEEDDSKGLIRELTNLYSELSLIPTRIMISVLNKAALSKSLACIDAILKVIPSLNDSEDINRRNFFHHHIIAIGKLIRKQEILSRKKKSQPSKYTNSEGEIVTDLRTLHTTLSAPAESDSITEEEKSSACTLSYILEELPIHLRPCLFQHDNYKRTPLHYSCQYGLSEVTKLIIKLMKEWNIWNEIPIDDVSAFGDAESLTPLHLCVLGAHPKTTEVLLQSLDPNVKLKSSSLLHLATEWNNYPLLHVLLSSKRFDINYQDNELHETPLYLACRLNFFEAAVCLLYNGADLEIREKLFGWTAIFVAAAEGFTDIVKLLIANNANFDIEDEGGWTPMEHAVLRGHLHIADMVQIRDELVTHPHSQLNSGSEEKEPLNEISAGELNERNENGNGGNKGSLGKLAGPIKSYGHRFLDNNESLILITLGSNDTRNKSPSISLSSEALAKVIGLETDCALSLVISCNDSIDKSSVILDLPLDDNVDAVDFKVPFKVDYSHTLYFDIVPTYGTRSLETHNRIDCQKNNNNYVMARGVSMLNKSYSSVGVNRSILNGSVTVPIIANHTLEILGTLKFEYIIITPFEHPQLPLERTETYWKSLVSTRVIGHRGLGKNNPNKSLQIGENTVESFIMAASLGASYVEFDVQLTKDNVPVVYHDFLVAETGVDIPMHELTLEQFLDLNNADKEHIQRGAGHSPHHVNGADTALQKYRGRSVDDSDVSTLRRAWDLHDNDPNGKSNNAHWSDNRMRLTKTFKKNNFKGNARGHSIASSFVTLKELFKKIPANVGFNIECKFPMLDEAEEEELGQIMMEMNHWVDTVLKVVFDNANGRDIIFSSFHPDICIMLSLKQPVIPILFLTEGGSEQMADLRASSLQNGIRFAKKWNLLGIVSAAAPILKAPRLVQVVKSNGLVCVTYGVDNNDPENASIQIEAGVDAVIVDSVLAIRRGLTKKNEK
- the CQD1 gene encoding Cqd1p (UbiB protein kinase-like family member; mitochondrial inner membrane protein that interacts with outer membrane proteins Por1p and Om14p to form a MICOS-independent mitochondrial contact site; role in mitochondrial organization; contributes to mitochondrial lipid homeostasis; controls the cellular distribution of coenzyme Q (CoQ); contains a potential mitochondrial targeting sequence and predicted transmembrane domain) gives rise to the protein MSFLKFAYRNSWRYYSKSTRHFHKIPIRQFIIPTSIAFYLTQNSFPKQNCLIYNDSLKPDPKGDTFEMGLYVSSENELQEKLKSFRSAKITESRNKLIRYLRIFWFGFNDNIVEPVCTILRFLEISAIFLPLLLLYPISWFGHKLKITDTNITETRGSLIWCQLLRKALELAGPSFIKLGQWAGSRTDIFSHALCHELGKLHSNVTAHSLSFTLEKLSQALKVDKIEDAFDEFNRTPIGVGSIAQVYVGELSQKYIDKYDNIQIGKDGNRWCAIKILHPNVRSQIRRDLKIMKFCADAINWIPTMEWLSLPSEVDQFSILMNIQLDLRIEALNLERFNENFKNSIQVKFPKPFLPLSNRDVMFEEHVYGLSMEKFLSTKKQINDVELCKKVSDPFVDAFLQMLILDDFVHADLHPGNVIIRFVKTNKYGTNIISSELESYRITHDLRKKIEEDQDQDFVGKLKSVLTNYTPQICFIDTGIITELNEKNRINFIALFNALARFDGYRAGELMIERSRTPETAIDKEVFAFKVEKLVDKVKQRTFTLGTVSIGDLLDQMLSMVRSHHVRMESDFVSVVVAILLLEGIGRQLDPNLDLFESSLPILREFGFKREAKSLLKDASTLSMLKIWVGLEVRQLMHLSMKQIYDLVRTDQLCPNY